In a single window of the Streptacidiphilus sp. P02-A3a genome:
- a CDS encoding MFS transporter, with protein MPEAASELSVRRRFLVLAICCMSLFIVGLDNTIVNVALPSIQRDLHTSVSGLQWTIDAYTLVLASLLMLSGSTGDRLGRRRTFQTGLVLFTLGSLLCSLSPSLSWLIGARMLQAVGGSMLNPVAMSIITNTFTDAKERARAIGVWGATVGVSMALGPVVGGLLVGSAGWQSIFWINIPIGIAALVLAGRFVPESKAAKARRVDPIGQLLVIGLLVTLTYGIIEAPGAGWLSGQTLGCFAAAAAMLAGLVGYESRRAEPLIDLRFFRSVPFSGATVIAVCGFSSLAGFLFLNTLYLQDALHFSALKAGVYTLPMAAMTVAFAPLSGRIVGARGPRLPLVVAGVTMSLSGLMLTGLSLTTPVWQLMIAYVLFGIGFGMLNAPITNTAVSGMPRSQAGVAAAVASTSRQVGQSLGVAVIGSVVTSAVHGSTTFTEASHTGWWITVGCGLAVLLLGILTTGGWAKGTAARNAARLIPEDVRTPISV; from the coding sequence ATGCCCGAAGCAGCTTCCGAACTCAGCGTCAGGCGCCGCTTCCTGGTGCTGGCCATCTGTTGTATGAGCTTGTTCATCGTCGGTCTCGACAACACGATCGTGAACGTGGCGCTCCCCTCGATCCAGCGTGACCTGCACACCTCCGTCTCCGGGCTGCAGTGGACCATCGACGCGTACACGCTGGTGCTGGCCAGCCTGCTGATGCTGTCCGGCTCCACCGGGGACCGCCTCGGCCGCCGCCGGACCTTCCAGACCGGCCTGGTGCTGTTCACCCTCGGCTCGCTGCTGTGCAGCCTGTCCCCCAGCCTGAGCTGGCTGATAGGTGCCCGGATGCTCCAGGCGGTCGGCGGTTCGATGCTGAACCCGGTCGCCATGTCGATCATCACCAACACCTTCACCGACGCCAAGGAGCGCGCTCGGGCGATCGGTGTCTGGGGTGCGACCGTCGGCGTCAGCATGGCGCTGGGGCCGGTCGTCGGCGGGCTGCTGGTCGGTTCGGCCGGATGGCAGTCGATCTTCTGGATCAACATCCCGATCGGCATCGCCGCGCTGGTCCTGGCCGGGCGCTTCGTGCCGGAGTCCAAGGCCGCCAAGGCCCGGCGGGTGGACCCGATCGGCCAGCTGCTGGTCATCGGGCTGCTGGTGACACTCACCTACGGGATCATCGAGGCCCCGGGTGCGGGCTGGCTCTCCGGGCAGACCCTGGGCTGCTTCGCCGCCGCCGCGGCCATGCTGGCCGGGCTGGTGGGCTACGAGTCCCGGCGCGCCGAGCCCCTGATCGACCTGCGCTTCTTCCGCAGTGTGCCGTTCTCCGGCGCCACCGTCATCGCGGTCTGCGGGTTCTCCTCGCTGGCCGGGTTCCTCTTCCTGAACACCCTGTACCTGCAGGACGCCCTGCACTTCAGCGCGCTGAAGGCGGGTGTGTACACGCTGCCGATGGCGGCGATGACGGTGGCCTTCGCACCGTTGTCCGGCCGGATCGTCGGCGCGCGCGGGCCCCGGCTGCCGCTGGTCGTCGCGGGTGTCACCATGTCGCTGAGCGGGCTGATGCTGACCGGGCTGAGCCTGACCACCCCGGTCTGGCAGCTGATGATCGCCTACGTGCTGTTCGGTATCGGCTTCGGGATGCTGAACGCGCCGATAACGAACACCGCCGTCTCCGGCATGCCCCGGAGCCAGGCCGGGGTCGCCGCCGCCGTGGCCTCCACCAGCCGCCAGGTCGGCCAGTCGCTCGGGGTCGCGGTCATCGGCTCCGTGGTCACTTCGGCGGTGCACGGTTCGACCACCTTCACCGAGGCCAGTCACACCGGTTGGTGGATCACTGTGGGCTGCGGACTCGCGGTGCTGCTGCTGGGTATTCTCACCACTGGCGGGTGGGCCAAGGGGACAGCGGCTCGCAATGCCGCTCGGCTCATCCCTGAGGACGTGAGGACACCGATCAGCGTATGA
- a CDS encoding alpha-ketoacid dehydrogenase subunit beta, whose amino-acid sequence MTTLAPPATATMAQALNTALRDSLRADPTVHVLGEDVGTLGGVFRITDGLAAEFGADRCLDTPLAEAGILGTAVGMAMYGLRPVVEMQFDAFAYPAFEQLVSHVARMRNRTAGRMPLPITIRIPYGGGIGGVEHHSDSSEAYYAHTPGLHVVTPGTVGDAYGLLRAAIASDDPVVFLEPKRLYWSKADFTPDAPVPTLGKAVVRRPLSPGGGSPATLLTYGPSLPLCLEAAEAARAEGWDLSVVDLRSLVPFDDETVFEAVRATGRAVVVHESAGFAGVGAEIAARVSERCFHHLAAPVLRVTGFDIPYPPPMLERHHLPSVDRILDAVARLQWEQ is encoded by the coding sequence ATGACCACCCTCGCCCCACCCGCCACCGCCACCATGGCGCAGGCCCTCAACACCGCGCTGCGCGACAGCCTGCGCGCGGACCCGACCGTGCACGTCCTCGGCGAGGACGTCGGCACCCTGGGCGGCGTCTTCCGGATCACCGACGGCCTGGCCGCCGAATTCGGCGCCGACCGCTGCCTGGACACCCCGCTGGCCGAGGCCGGGATCCTCGGCACCGCCGTCGGCATGGCCATGTACGGGCTGCGGCCGGTGGTGGAGATGCAGTTCGACGCCTTCGCCTACCCGGCCTTCGAGCAGCTGGTCTCCCATGTCGCCCGGATGCGCAACCGGACGGCCGGTCGGATGCCGCTGCCGATCACCATCCGCATCCCCTACGGCGGCGGCATCGGCGGGGTGGAGCACCACAGCGACTCCTCCGAGGCGTACTACGCGCACACCCCCGGCCTGCACGTGGTCACCCCGGGCACGGTCGGCGACGCCTACGGGCTGCTGCGTGCGGCCATCGCCTCCGACGACCCGGTGGTGTTCCTGGAGCCCAAGCGGCTCTACTGGTCGAAGGCCGACTTCACACCGGACGCCCCGGTCCCGACGCTGGGCAAGGCCGTGGTCCGCCGCCCGCTCTCCCCCGGCGGCGGCTCCCCCGCCACCCTGCTCACCTACGGCCCCTCGCTGCCGCTCTGCCTGGAGGCCGCCGAGGCCGCCCGGGCCGAGGGCTGGGACCTGTCCGTGGTGGACCTGCGCAGCCTGGTGCCCTTCGACGACGAGACCGTGTTCGAGGCGGTCCGCGCCACCGGCCGGGCCGTGGTGGTGCACGAGTCGGCGGGCTTCGCCGGGGTCGGTGCGGAGATCGCGGCACGCGTCAGCGAGCGGTGCTTCCACCACCTCGCCGCGCCCGTGCTGCGGGTCACCGGCTTCGACATCCCCTACCCGCCGCCGATGCTGGAACGCCACCACCTGCCCTCGGTGGACCGCATCCTCGACGCGGTGGCCCGACTCCAGTGGGAGCAGTGA
- a CDS encoding AMP-binding protein — MAARTPQPTLVEAVLAQRGVLRPGLVGDGFSHTQDAVLRAACARAALLGDLLPPGGYPHVGLLLENTPEYVHWLQACVLAGATAVGVNPTRRGPDLYRDIQHTDCALLVTERRLLPLLAAAPLPQRVLVVDHPGYADLLAPYRDAPPPAALPGPGTRMLLTFTSGSTGAPKAVVCSQRRLARAGDKLREQFRLTAEDTGYACMPLFHGNALMGLWSPMLLARGTVALRRRFSASHFLDDVRAHRARYFTYVGRAVSYVLATEPRPDDARSPLRLGFGTEAGAVDAARFEARFGCRLVEGYGSSEGGCNLRQDPAAPPGAVGRAGSGPGDDLAVVDPDTGAECPRSRFDRHGRLVNGAEAIGELVNRTAGSGFEGYWRNPEAGAARVRDGWYWTGDLFHRDADGWFRFAGRGDDWLRVDSENLAVADIENILARWEQARAVAVYAVPDPVAGDQVMAAVQPRTELPGPPADRVAGELASLAGSLAAFLGAQPDLGSKMPPRFVRLVRAMPVTATHKTARAALRAERWHTDDPVLWRPYQRGAGPLAYRTLTATDRERLRELFAAHGRTALDAGHGDRDRERERDRDRDGSSGRATG, encoded by the coding sequence ATGGCCGCCCGAACGCCCCAGCCCACGCTGGTCGAGGCCGTGCTCGCGCAGCGCGGGGTGCTCCGCCCGGGCCTGGTCGGCGACGGCTTCAGCCACACCCAGGACGCGGTGCTGCGGGCCGCCTGCGCCCGGGCCGCGCTGCTCGGCGACCTGCTGCCGCCCGGCGGTTACCCGCACGTCGGGCTACTGCTGGAGAACACCCCGGAGTACGTCCACTGGCTCCAGGCCTGCGTGCTGGCCGGGGCCACCGCCGTCGGCGTCAACCCCACCCGGCGCGGCCCCGACCTGTACCGCGACATCCAGCACACCGACTGCGCGCTACTGGTCACCGAACGCCGGCTGCTGCCGCTGCTCGCCGCCGCGCCGCTGCCGCAGCGGGTGCTGGTGGTCGACCACCCCGGGTACGCCGACCTGCTCGCGCCCTACCGGGACGCGCCGCCGCCCGCCGCGCTGCCCGGGCCCGGCACCCGGATGCTGCTCACCTTCACCTCCGGATCGACCGGCGCGCCCAAGGCGGTGGTCTGCAGCCAGCGGCGGCTGGCCCGGGCCGGGGACAAGCTCCGCGAGCAGTTCCGGCTCACCGCCGAGGACACCGGCTACGCCTGCATGCCGTTGTTCCACGGCAACGCGCTGATGGGCCTGTGGTCGCCGATGCTGCTGGCCAGGGGCACCGTCGCGCTGCGCCGCCGCTTCTCCGCCTCGCACTTCCTGGACGACGTCCGCGCGCACCGGGCCCGCTACTTCACCTATGTGGGCCGGGCGGTGTCCTACGTGCTGGCCACCGAACCGCGCCCGGACGACGCCCGCTCGCCGCTGCGGCTGGGCTTCGGCACGGAGGCCGGGGCGGTGGACGCGGCCCGCTTCGAGGCGCGTTTCGGCTGCCGCCTGGTCGAGGGCTACGGCTCCTCCGAGGGCGGCTGCAACCTCCGGCAGGACCCGGCCGCGCCGCCCGGAGCGGTCGGCCGCGCGGGTTCCGGGCCCGGCGACGACCTGGCCGTGGTCGATCCGGACACCGGCGCCGAGTGCCCGCGCTCCCGCTTCGACCGGCACGGCCGCCTGGTCAACGGCGCCGAGGCGATCGGCGAACTGGTCAACCGCACGGCGGGCTCCGGCTTCGAGGGCTACTGGCGCAACCCGGAGGCGGGCGCGGCCCGGGTCCGCGACGGCTGGTACTGGACCGGGGACCTGTTCCACCGCGACGCCGACGGCTGGTTCCGGTTCGCCGGGCGCGGCGACGACTGGCTCCGGGTCGACAGCGAGAACCTGGCGGTCGCCGACATCGAGAACATCCTGGCCCGCTGGGAGCAGGCCCGGGCGGTCGCGGTGTACGCGGTGCCGGACCCGGTGGCCGGGGACCAGGTGATGGCGGCGGTGCAGCCCCGGACCGAACTGCCGGGCCCGCCCGCCGACCGCGTCGCCGGGGAACTGGCGTCCCTGGCGGGCTCGTTGGCGGCCTTCCTGGGCGCGCAGCCGGACCTCGGCAGCAAGATGCCGCCGCGCTTCGTCCGGCTGGTCCGGGCGATGCCGGTGACCGCGACCCACAAGACCGCCAGGGCCGCGCTGCGGGCGGAGCGCTGGCACACCGACGACCCGGTGCTGTGGCGGCCCTACCAGCGCGGTGCCGGGCCACTGGCCTACCGGACGCTCACCGCCACGGACCGGGAGCGGCTGCGGGAACTGTTCGCCGCGCACGGGCGCACCGCTCTGGACGCCGGGCACGGTGACCGGGACCGGGAGCGGGAGCGGGACCGGGACCGGGACGGGAGCTCCGGGCGGGCCACCGGCTGA
- the pdhA gene encoding pyruvate dehydrogenase (acetyl-transferring) E1 component subunit alpha, protein MTVLDHPAAQTWPPDAHAPRRDPAPLLPDAEPVRILGTPALGGLDPELLRELYRRLVAGRRYNQQATTLTKQGSLAVYPSSTGQEACQVAAATALRPTDWLFPSYRDTLAVVSRGVDPVEALTLLRGNAHSGYDPYQHRVAPLSTPLATQAPHAVGLAHAARLRGDDTVALALVGDGGTSEGDFHEALNFAGVLNAPVVFLVQNNGYAISVPLAKQSVAPTLAHKAVGYGIQGRLVDGNDAAAMHTVLTEAVAHARSGQGPVLVEAVTYRLEAHTNADDAGRYRTPDEVAAWQRHDPLPLLERELRALGLLGDEEVAQAAAEAEALAARMRAMFHVKPELDPMSLFTHVYAEPTPQLREQAAQLAAELAAEAEAQQEAAAR, encoded by the coding sequence ATGACCGTGCTGGACCACCCCGCCGCACAGACATGGCCACCGGACGCCCACGCCCCGCGCCGCGACCCCGCGCCGCTGCTCCCGGACGCCGAGCCGGTCCGGATCCTCGGGACGCCCGCACTCGGCGGGCTCGACCCGGAACTACTGCGCGAGCTCTACCGCCGCCTGGTCGCCGGACGCCGCTACAACCAGCAGGCGACCACCCTCACCAAGCAGGGCAGTCTCGCCGTCTACCCCTCCTCCACCGGGCAGGAGGCCTGCCAGGTGGCGGCGGCGACCGCGCTGCGCCCCACCGACTGGCTGTTCCCCAGCTACCGCGACACCCTGGCGGTGGTCTCCCGGGGCGTCGACCCGGTCGAGGCGCTGACGCTGCTGCGTGGCAACGCCCACAGCGGCTACGACCCGTACCAGCACCGGGTCGCCCCGCTCAGCACGCCGCTGGCCACCCAGGCGCCGCACGCCGTCGGCCTGGCCCACGCCGCCCGGCTGCGCGGGGACGACACGGTCGCCCTGGCTCTGGTCGGCGACGGCGGTACCAGCGAGGGGGACTTCCACGAGGCGCTGAACTTCGCCGGAGTGCTCAACGCGCCGGTGGTCTTCCTGGTCCAGAACAACGGCTACGCGATCTCGGTCCCGCTCGCCAAGCAGTCGGTGGCGCCCACGCTGGCCCACAAGGCCGTCGGCTACGGCATCCAGGGCCGACTGGTGGACGGCAACGACGCCGCCGCCATGCACACCGTGCTCACCGAGGCGGTCGCGCACGCCCGCTCCGGGCAGGGCCCGGTCCTGGTGGAGGCGGTCACCTACCGGCTGGAGGCGCACACCAACGCCGACGACGCCGGGCGCTACCGCACCCCGGACGAGGTGGCGGCCTGGCAGCGGCACGACCCGCTGCCACTGCTGGAACGCGAGCTGCGGGCCCTGGGCCTGCTCGGTGACGAGGAGGTGGCGCAGGCGGCGGCCGAGGCCGAGGCGCTGGCCGCGCGGATGCGCGCGATGTTTCACGTGAAACCGGAGCTGGACCCGATGAGCCTGTTCACCCACGTCTACGCCGAACCCACGCCGCAGCTGCGGGAGCAGGCCGCCCAGCTGGCCGCCGAGCTCGCCGCCGAAGCCGAGGCACAGCAGGAAGCCGCCGCCCGATGA
- a CDS encoding GNAT family N-acetyltransferase has product MTDRQATVLRSERLELRPIDPAAAADLSNGGDGGFTWAPGGPYEGTRDACTMIASAVLSGVFDPDWGTYAVVRSVDGVAVGGIGFHGPPSEGSTEIGYDLADSARGNGYATEAARAVCAHALARDGVEAVVAHTEPGNTASQAVVGRVGFVRDGEGENGLFRFILRRV; this is encoded by the coding sequence ATGACTGACCGCCAGGCCACCGTGCTGCGCAGTGAGCGCCTCGAACTGCGTCCCATCGACCCGGCAGCGGCGGCCGACCTGAGCAACGGCGGTGACGGCGGCTTCACCTGGGCCCCCGGGGGACCGTACGAGGGCACCCGGGACGCCTGCACGATGATCGCCAGTGCCGTGCTGTCGGGGGTGTTCGACCCGGACTGGGGCACCTACGCGGTGGTCAGGTCCGTGGACGGGGTGGCCGTCGGCGGCATCGGCTTCCACGGACCGCCGAGCGAGGGCTCCACCGAGATCGGCTACGACCTCGCCGACTCGGCGCGCGGCAACGGCTACGCCACCGAGGCGGCCCGGGCCGTGTGTGCCCACGCGCTGGCCCGGGACGGGGTCGAGGCGGTGGTCGCGCACACCGAGCCCGGCAACACCGCCTCGCAGGCGGTGGTCGGCCGGGTCGGCTTCGTCCGCGACGGCGAGGGCGAGAACGGCCTGTTCCGGTTCATCCTGCGCCGGGTCTGA
- a CDS encoding TetR/AcrR family transcriptional regulator yields the protein MADITPARPRRDSYTVETLLAVTVRVFNERGYDGTSMEDLSRAAGISKSSIYHHVRGKEELLSLAVGRALDGLFAILDEPAAAEGPAAARLEHVVRRTTEVLLAELPYVTLLLRVRGNTAAEQWALHRRREFDHHVAELLAAAVRSGELRADVDPRLATRLIFGMINSLVEWYRPESDEKGVEQIADAVVELSLSGLRASRD from the coding sequence ATGGCCGACATCACCCCGGCGCGCCCGCGTCGCGACAGCTACACCGTCGAGACCCTGCTCGCCGTGACCGTCCGGGTCTTCAACGAGCGCGGCTACGACGGCACCTCGATGGAGGACCTGTCCCGGGCGGCGGGGATCAGCAAGTCGTCGATCTACCACCACGTCCGGGGCAAGGAGGAACTGCTGAGCCTGGCCGTCGGCCGGGCGCTGGACGGCCTGTTCGCCATCCTCGACGAGCCGGCCGCCGCCGAGGGCCCGGCCGCCGCGCGGCTGGAGCACGTCGTCCGGCGCACCACCGAGGTGCTGCTGGCCGAGCTGCCGTACGTGACCCTGCTGCTGCGGGTGCGCGGCAACACCGCCGCCGAGCAGTGGGCGCTGCACCGCCGCCGGGAGTTCGACCACCACGTCGCCGAGCTGCTCGCGGCCGCGGTGCGCTCCGGTGAGCTGCGCGCCGACGTGGACCCCCGGCTGGCCACCCGGCTGATCTTCGGAATGATCAACTCGCTGGTGGAGTGGTACCGCCCGGAGAGCGACGAGAAGGGCGTCGAGCAGATCGCCGACGCCGTGGTCGAGCTCAGCCTCAGCGGACTGCGGGCGTCCAGGGACTGA
- a CDS encoding dihydrolipoamide acetyltransferase family protein codes for MASVREFPLPDLGEGLTSAEIVRWLVEVGEVIVVDQPVAEVETAKAVVEVPCPYGGVVTARFGEAGTEIPVGAPLVTVAVTAEPGTDSAGDSATGSGNVLVGYGTTEGGGGARRRRVGATALAERAPAPVTVPVTAPVAAPVGPVAVPAPVTGVPAVISPLVRRLAREHRIDLATLPGSGPDGLILRADVERRISAPGTPQPVQPPAQPPLQQPESELVPLRGAARLAAERFARSRREIPDATCWVDADATGLLAARDALNADPAQPRIGLLPLLARICTAALARHPELNSTVVTGPDGSPTGIRRNQAVHLGFAAQTERGLVVPVVRDAHRLSSEQLAAEMARLVAAARAGRLSPPELTGGTFTLNNYGVFGVDGSTPIINHPEAAMLGVGRITAKPWVVDGQLAVRQVVQLSLSFDHRVCDGATAGGLLRLVADAVESPTALLRHL; via the coding sequence ATGGCCTCCGTACGCGAGTTCCCGCTGCCCGACCTGGGCGAGGGCCTGACCTCCGCCGAGATCGTCCGCTGGCTGGTGGAGGTCGGCGAGGTGATCGTGGTGGACCAGCCGGTGGCCGAGGTGGAGACCGCGAAGGCCGTGGTCGAGGTGCCCTGCCCGTACGGGGGCGTGGTGACCGCGCGCTTCGGCGAGGCGGGTACCGAGATCCCGGTCGGCGCGCCGCTGGTCACCGTCGCGGTCACGGCGGAGCCGGGCACGGACTCGGCTGGTGACAGCGCGACCGGCTCCGGCAACGTCCTGGTCGGCTACGGCACCACCGAGGGCGGCGGCGGTGCCCGGCGGCGCCGCGTCGGCGCCACCGCCCTCGCCGAGCGCGCTCCGGCGCCGGTGACCGTGCCGGTGACCGCACCGGTCGCCGCACCGGTCGGCCCCGTCGCCGTGCCCGCGCCGGTGACCGGCGTGCCCGCGGTGATCTCGCCGCTGGTCCGCCGACTGGCCCGGGAGCACCGGATCGACCTGGCCACGCTGCCCGGCAGCGGCCCGGACGGCCTGATCCTGCGCGCCGACGTGGAGCGGCGGATCTCCGCGCCCGGAACACCGCAGCCGGTCCAGCCGCCGGCCCAACCGCCGCTCCAGCAGCCCGAGTCGGAACTGGTACCGCTGCGCGGGGCGGCCCGGCTGGCCGCCGAGCGCTTCGCCCGCAGCCGCCGGGAGATCCCGGACGCCACCTGCTGGGTGGACGCCGACGCCACCGGCCTGCTGGCCGCCCGGGACGCGCTGAACGCCGACCCGGCGCAGCCCCGGATCGGCCTGCTGCCGCTGCTCGCCCGGATCTGCACCGCCGCGCTGGCCCGCCACCCGGAGCTCAACTCCACGGTGGTGACCGGCCCCGACGGCAGCCCCACCGGTATCCGCCGCAACCAGGCGGTGCACCTCGGCTTCGCCGCGCAGACCGAGCGCGGCCTGGTGGTACCGGTGGTCCGGGACGCGCACCGGCTCAGCAGCGAGCAGCTGGCCGCCGAGATGGCCCGGCTGGTGGCCGCCGCCCGGGCCGGTCGACTCAGCCCGCCCGAGCTGACCGGCGGGACCTTCACCCTGAACAACTACGGGGTCTTCGGCGTCGACGGCTCCACCCCGATCATCAACCACCCGGAGGCGGCCATGCTCGGCGTCGGCCGGATCACCGCCAAGCCCTGGGTGGTCGACGGTCAACTGGCGGTCCGGCAGGTGGTCCAGCTGTCGCTCAGCTTCGACCACCGGGTCTGCGACGGCGCGACCGCGGGCGGGCTGCTGCGCCTGGTCGCGGACGCCGTGGAGTCCCCGACCGCGCTGCTGCGCCACCTCTGA
- a CDS encoding MarR family winged helix-turn-helix transcriptional regulator, translating to MNAKQSTTALRPAVPQPAGPQPAAERAVAEPPVAERPAAEPHVAEPPAAEQVTASAVFEVMRRLVLEQEDRRSEVSEALGMSFSRSRALRRLAAGPKRMSELTATLSTDKPYTTLIVDDLERRGLVRRSVDPDDRRCKIVTLTEAGADAAARAAAILGRPPKSLLALDEDELTTLERLLAKL from the coding sequence ATGAACGCCAAGCAGTCCACCACCGCCCTGCGCCCGGCCGTTCCCCAGCCGGCCGGTCCCCAACCCGCCGCCGAACGGGCCGTCGCCGAACCGCCCGTCGCCGAAAGGCCCGCCGCCGAACCGCACGTCGCCGAACCGCCCGCCGCCGAGCAGGTGACCGCGTCCGCCGTGTTCGAGGTGATGCGGCGGCTGGTGCTGGAACAGGAGGACCGGCGCAGCGAGGTGTCCGAGGCGCTGGGCATGAGCTTCAGCCGCAGCCGGGCGCTGCGGCGGCTGGCCGCGGGTCCGAAGCGGATGAGCGAGCTCACCGCCACGCTGTCCACCGACAAGCCCTACACCACGCTGATCGTGGACGACCTGGAGCGCCGCGGCCTGGTCCGGCGCAGCGTCGATCCGGACGACCGCCGCTGCAAGATAGTCACCCTCACCGAGGCCGGTGCCGACGCCGCCGCCCGGGCAGCGGCGATCCTCGGCCGGCCGCCGAAGTCGCTGCTCGCCCTCGACGAGGACGAGCTGACCACGCTGGAGCGGCTGCTGGCGAAGCTCTGA
- a CDS encoding AsnC family transcriptional regulator: MPSEQMAGSAESPSGRRAPLPPLRSGPAAEWVAERARQRSASVPGRTGTAPRPGVGGGTGRVPAAPRTPGRDHPRQPVVAPSADDTGEQRPLDRIDRAIVRLLQQDGRASVRSVAERVHVSRANAYARIARMVEDGVIRGFTARVDHERAGQAASAYITLRIVQNSWRTVRGQLLELPGVEHIALVGGDFDVLLLVHTVDNRALRDLVLNRIQGIPEVLGTNTLLVFEETDRTPVLPD; encoded by the coding sequence ATGCCCAGTGAACAGATGGCCGGATCCGCGGAGTCACCCTCGGGGCGCCGCGCCCCACTGCCCCCGCTGCGCAGCGGCCCGGCGGCGGAGTGGGTGGCCGAGCGGGCCCGGCAGCGTTCCGCCTCGGTGCCCGGTCGGACCGGGACGGCGCCCAGGCCCGGGGTCGGCGGCGGTACGGGCCGGGTCCCGGCGGCGCCGCGCACCCCCGGACGGGACCACCCCAGGCAGCCGGTGGTGGCGCCGTCCGCCGACGACACCGGCGAGCAGCGCCCGCTGGACCGGATCGACCGGGCGATCGTGCGGCTGCTCCAGCAGGACGGCCGGGCGTCGGTGCGGTCGGTGGCGGAGCGGGTGCACGTGTCCCGGGCGAACGCCTACGCGCGGATCGCGCGGATGGTGGAGGACGGGGTGATCCGGGGCTTCACCGCCCGGGTGGACCACGAGCGGGCGGGCCAGGCCGCCTCGGCGTACATCACCCTGAGGATCGTGCAGAACTCCTGGCGGACGGTGCGCGGCCAGTTGCTGGAGCTGCCGGGAGTGGAGCACATCGCGCTGGTCGGCGGCGACTTCGACGTGCTGCTGCTGGTGCACACGGTGGACAACCGGGCGCTGCGCGACCTGGTGCTGAACCGGATCCAGGGGATTCCGGAGGTGCTCGGCACCAACACCCTGCTGGTGTTCGAGGAGACCGACCGGACGCCGGTACTGCCGGACTGA